Proteins found in one Brachyspira murdochii DSM 12563 genomic segment:
- a CDS encoding nitrous oxide-stimulated promoter family protein, whose protein sequence is MIKNYCDFLCYSDEDKKRENEKKTMLCMIEIYCRNNHKEYHKSYNKTFGSKNICKECENIYNYASIRTDKCRFMETKTFCSACKSQCYNKDMKEKIKNIMRFSGKRMLLYNPIIALKHVIVMIKHNFNKNKKINFKGII, encoded by the coding sequence ATGATAAAAAATTATTGTGATTTTTTATGTTATAGCGATGAAGACAAAAAAAGAGAAAATGAGAAAAAAACTATGCTTTGTATGATAGAAATTTACTGCAGAAATAATCATAAAGAATACCATAAATCTTATAATAAAACTTTCGGCAGTAAAAATATTTGCAAGGAATGTGAAAACATATATAATTATGCTAGCATAAGAACTGATAAATGCAGGTTTATGGAGACAAAAACTTTCTGCAGTGCATGTAAATCTCAGTGCTATAATAAAGATATGAAAGAAAAAATAAAAAATATAATGCGTTTTTCAGGTAAAAGAATGCTTCTTTATAATCCTATAATAGCATTGAAACATGTTATTGTTATGATAAAGCATAATTTTAATAAAAATAAAAAGATTAATTTTAAAGGTATAATATGA
- the guaA gene encoding glutamine-hydrolyzing GMP synthase, which translates to MQNNIDKVLILDFGSQFTQLITRRIRELNVYSEIHPFHVSIDFIKEFNPKAIILSGGPSSVYEEDAPKVDKALFELGIPILGICYGMQIIVYSMGGKVESASKREYGKAEIEITNHESIFKSFDKKNIVWMSHGDSIKSIPEGFELIAKTPNTELAAIENKQKNIYAIQFHPEVVHTENGIKIIENFLFNICKCEKNWNMGSFIEYEVNRIKERVGDKNVILGLSGGVDSSVAAVLIEKAIGKQLKCIFVNNGLLRKDEDKKVVEVFRDNFNIDLIYVDASKRFLDKLAGVTDPEQKRKIIGHEFVSVFNDEAKKIENVGFLAQGTLYPDVIESVSLRGSSAVIKSHHNVGGLPKDMKFELLEPFRELFKDEVREIGLELKLPEDIVYRQPFPGPGLAVRILGDITEERVKILQEADDIVVAEIKHAGLYRKLWQSFAVLLPVKSVGVMGDGRTYEQVCAVRAVESVDAMTADWAKIDYNVLGIISNRIINEVKGINRVVYDISSKPPATIEWE; encoded by the coding sequence ATGCAAAACAATATAGATAAGGTTTTAATACTAGATTTCGGCTCACAATTTACTCAGCTTATTACAAGAAGAATAAGGGAATTAAATGTTTATTCAGAGATACACCCTTTTCATGTTTCAATAGATTTTATAAAAGAATTCAATCCTAAAGCAATAATACTTTCAGGAGGTCCTTCAAGCGTGTATGAAGAAGATGCTCCTAAAGTAGATAAAGCATTATTTGAATTAGGTATTCCTATACTTGGTATATGTTATGGTATGCAGATAATAGTATATTCTATGGGCGGAAAAGTTGAAAGTGCTTCAAAAAGAGAATATGGAAAAGCAGAAATAGAAATAACTAATCATGAGAGCATATTCAAATCATTTGATAAAAAAAATATAGTATGGATGAGCCATGGAGACAGTATTAAATCTATACCAGAAGGTTTTGAGCTTATAGCAAAAACCCCTAATACGGAACTTGCTGCTATAGAAAATAAACAAAAAAATATTTATGCTATACAGTTTCACCCTGAGGTTGTTCACACTGAAAATGGTATAAAAATTATAGAGAATTTCCTTTTTAATATTTGTAAATGCGAGAAAAATTGGAATATGGGTTCCTTTATAGAATATGAGGTTAATAGAATAAAAGAGAGAGTAGGGGATAAAAACGTAATACTTGGGCTTTCTGGAGGAGTTGATTCTTCAGTGGCTGCTGTATTAATAGAAAAAGCTATAGGAAAACAACTTAAATGCATATTTGTAAATAATGGACTTTTAAGAAAAGATGAAGATAAAAAAGTAGTAGAAGTATTCAGAGATAATTTTAATATTGATTTGATATATGTTGATGCTTCAAAGAGGTTTTTAGACAAATTGGCAGGTGTTACAGACCCAGAGCAAAAAAGAAAAATAATAGGTCATGAATTTGTAAGTGTATTTAATGATGAAGCTAAAAAGATAGAGAATGTAGGATTTTTAGCACAGGGTACTCTTTATCCAGATGTAATAGAGAGTGTATCATTAAGGGGAAGTTCTGCTGTTATAAAAAGCCATCATAATGTAGGCGGACTTCCGAAAGATATGAAATTTGAACTTTTAGAGCCTTTCAGAGAATTATTCAAAGATGAGGTTAGAGAAATTGGGCTTGAATTAAAATTACCAGAAGATATTGTATACAGACAGCCTTTTCCCGGACCTGGTCTTGCCGTTAGAATACTTGGAGATATCACAGAAGAGAGAGTAAAAATACTTCAGGAGGCTGATGATATAGTTGTAGCTGAAATAAAACATGCAGGACTTTACAGAAAATTATGGCAGTCATTTGCTGTACTTCTTCCGGTAAAAAGTGTTGGCGTTATGGGAGACGGCAGAACTTATGAACAGGTTTGTGCTGTAAGAGCAGTTGAGAGTGTTGATGCTATGACTGCAGATTGGGCTAAAATCGATTATAATGTATTAGGTATAATATCAAACAGAATAATAAATGAAGTAAAAGGTATTAACCGTGTTGTTTATGATATATCTTCAAAACCGCCTGCTACAATAGAATGGGAATAA
- a CDS encoding ankyrin repeat domain-containing protein encodes MKNILLMLLTLLFISCNSFSYKDIVSYALIISSEKGHEKIVNILLKCNTDINMKDDEYGYTALMEASSKGYTKIVNILLQHNADVNLQNYDGRTALMLASSKGHTEIVNMLLNYNADVNIKCDNDRTALIEAAVSGYTEIVNILIEHNADINVKSYDGRTALIRASQKGYEEIVNILLNHNADTSIKDISCFTALDYALYAGNSNIIKMLENHQFKK; translated from the coding sequence ATGAAAAATATACTATTAATGTTATTAACATTATTATTTATATCATGCAATAGTTTTTCTTATAAAGATATAGTATCATATGCTTTAATTATTTCTTCGGAAAAAGGACATGAAAAAATAGTAAATATATTATTGAAATGCAATACAGATATTAATATGAAAGATGATGAATACGGTTATACTGCTTTAATGGAAGCCTCATCAAAAGGTTATACAAAAATAGTTAATATATTATTACAGCATAATGCCGATGTAAATCTTCAAAATTATGATGGACGCACTGCTTTAATGCTTGCTTCATCAAAAGGACATACTGAAATAGTTAATATGTTATTAAATTATAATGCCGATGTCAATATAAAATGCGATAATGACCGTACTGCTTTGATAGAAGCTGCTGTAAGCGGATACACTGAAATAGTTAATATTTTAATAGAACATAATGCTGATATAAATGTTAAAAGTTATGACGGACGTACTGCTTTAATAAGAGCCTCTCAAAAAGGATATGAAGAAATAGTAAATATATTATTAAATCATAATGCTGATACGTCTATAAAAGATATATCTTGTTTTACGGCATTAGATTATGCTTTATATGCTGGAAATTCTAATATCATAAAAATGCTTGAAAACCATCAATTCAAAAAATAA
- the glyA gene encoding serine hydroxymethyltransferase — MAVSKKKPAEKASSKSSKKTAAAKKTAASKKAVKTAEKKIPAPKYYVSEVPLKTADREIFAAMKNEYKREVNGFELIASENIVSRAVMEAQGSIFTNKYAEGYPSKRYYGGCSEVDIVENLARERAKKLFKAPFINVQPHSGSQANMGVYMAILQPGDTCLGLSLDAGGHLTHGKNVNFSGKIYNFEHYSVRKDTMQIDYDEVRDIAKRVKPKLIVAGGSAYPRVIDFKKFREIADEVGAMLMVDMAHISGLVAAGLHPNPVKHAHFVTGTTHKTLRGPRGGYIISTEEDLAKKVDKTIFPGIQGGPLMHVIAAKAVCFKEALDPKFVKYQEQVLKNAEAMSNMFLSKGYELVSGGTDTHLILVDVKKSKGITGQVAETVLDRAHITTNKNGIPYDTESPMVTSGIRLGTPAITTRGLKEKDVMELTQYIDEVLSNSDDEKVINAVGKKVSALCKKFPMYKYISEM, encoded by the coding sequence ATGGCTGTATCTAAAAAGAAGCCGGCAGAAAAAGCTTCGTCAAAATCTAGTAAAAAAACTGCAGCAGCTAAAAAAACTGCAGCGAGTAAAAAAGCAGTAAAAACAGCAGAGAAAAAAATACCTGCTCCGAAATATTATGTATCAGAAGTTCCATTAAAAACAGCTGATAGAGAGATATTTGCTGCAATGAAAAATGAGTATAAAAGGGAAGTTAATGGTTTTGAGTTAATAGCTAGTGAGAATATAGTTTCACGTGCTGTTATGGAAGCTCAGGGCTCAATATTCACAAATAAATATGCTGAAGGCTACCCGTCAAAAAGGTATTACGGCGGATGCAGTGAAGTTGATATTGTTGAAAACTTAGCTAGAGAAAGAGCAAAAAAACTATTTAAAGCACCATTTATAAATGTGCAGCCTCATTCTGGTTCACAGGCTAATATGGGTGTTTATATGGCTATACTTCAGCCGGGCGATACATGCTTGGGTTTATCTCTTGATGCAGGCGGACATTTAACTCATGGAAAAAATGTAAACTTTTCTGGTAAGATATATAATTTTGAACATTACAGTGTTAGAAAAGATACTATGCAGATTGACTATGATGAAGTAAGAGATATAGCTAAAAGAGTTAAGCCTAAATTAATAGTAGCAGGCGGAAGTGCTTATCCTAGAGTAATTGATTTCAAAAAATTCAGGGAGATAGCTGATGAGGTTGGGGCTATGTTAATGGTAGACATGGCACATATTTCCGGATTAGTAGCTGCCGGACTTCACCCAAATCCTGTTAAACATGCACATTTTGTTACTGGTACTACTCATAAAACTTTGAGAGGACCTAGAGGAGGATATATTATTTCTACTGAAGAAGATTTAGCTAAAAAAGTAGATAAAACAATATTTCCGGGTATACAAGGCGGACCTTTGATGCATGTTATAGCTGCTAAAGCTGTATGTTTTAAAGAGGCATTAGATCCTAAATTTGTTAAATATCAGGAGCAAGTTTTAAAAAATGCTGAAGCTATGTCTAATATGTTTTTATCAAAAGGATATGAATTAGTTTCCGGAGGAACTGATACTCACTTAATATTAGTTGATGTAAAAAAATCCAAAGGTATAACTGGACAAGTTGCTGAAACAGTTTTAGATAGAGCACATATCACTACAAATAAAAACGGCATACCTTATGATACAGAATCTCCAATGGTTACAAGCGGTATAAGACTTGGTACTCCTGCCATAACTACAAGAGGTTTAAAAGAAAAAGATGTTATGGAATTAACTCAGTATATTGATGAGGTATTAAGTAATAGTGATGATGAAAAAGTGATAAATGCTGTAGGCAAAAAAGTTTCTGCTTTATGTAAAAAATTCCCAATGTATAAATATATATCTGAGATGTAA
- a CDS encoding 8-oxoguanine deaminase: MSSLFIKNASSIVTCSENDAVYNSANILIENGVITYIGEMAEKETLIKEKNADRVIDASGYFVYPGLINTHHHLFQIFSRNLPQVQNMELFEWLTNLYEIWKNLNSEVVYYSSITAMGELLKTGCTTCFDHHYLFPNNNAEGIIDSQFRAAKDLGIRMYASRGSMDLSKKDGGLPPDSVVQPLDVILKDCQRVVEKYHDNSKYSMNMVALAPCAPFNVSEELLKQSAILARDLKVRLHTHLCETKDEEVYVKEKFNMRPLEYMESLGWVGNDVWYAHGIHFNEKELKFLADTKTGVAHCPISNMKLSSGVCNIPEMLKLGVPVSLAVDGSASNDGSNMLEEMRVCYLLHRLNSSNNAPSAYDILKMATKGGAEVLGRDDIGSLEVGKAGDLFMIDMRRLEMVGADFDSKSILCTIGWKNTVDYTIVNGKVVSEKGKLTSIDEEKIYKLAYETERKYLNM, from the coding sequence ATGTCTAGTCTTTTTATCAAAAACGCTTCTTCTATAGTTACCTGTTCGGAAAATGATGCTGTTTATAACTCAGCTAATATACTAATAGAAAACGGAGTTATAACATATATAGGAGAAATGGCAGAAAAGGAAACATTAATAAAAGAAAAAAATGCAGACAGGGTTATTGATGCTTCAGGTTATTTTGTATATCCGGGGCTTATTAATACTCATCATCATTTATTTCAAATATTCAGCAGAAATTTGCCTCAGGTTCAGAATATGGAATTATTTGAATGGCTTACCAATCTGTATGAAATTTGGAAAAATTTAAATAGTGAAGTAGTATATTACAGTTCTATTACTGCTATGGGAGAGCTTTTAAAAACAGGATGTACAACTTGTTTTGATCATCATTACTTATTTCCAAATAATAATGCTGAAGGAATAATAGATTCTCAGTTTAGAGCAGCTAAAGATTTGGGTATAAGAATGTATGCTTCAAGAGGAAGTATGGATTTGAGCAAAAAAGACGGCGGACTTCCCCCAGATTCTGTAGTACAGCCATTAGATGTAATTTTGAAAGACTGCCAAAGAGTAGTTGAAAAGTATCATGACAATTCAAAATACTCTATGAATATGGTGGCATTAGCTCCTTGTGCACCTTTTAATGTAAGCGAAGAATTATTAAAACAATCTGCTATTCTAGCAAGAGATTTGAAAGTAAGGCTTCATACTCATTTATGCGAAACTAAAGATGAAGAAGTGTATGTAAAAGAAAAATTTAATATGCGTCCTTTGGAATATATGGAATCTTTAGGCTGGGTGGGTAATGATGTTTGGTATGCACATGGTATTCATTTTAATGAAAAGGAATTAAAATTTTTAGCTGATACAAAAACTGGAGTAGCACATTGTCCTATATCCAACATGAAATTAAGTTCTGGAGTATGCAATATACCAGAGATGTTAAAATTAGGTGTGCCTGTAAGTTTGGCTGTTGACGGCAGTGCAAGTAATGACGGATCTAATATGTTAGAAGAGATGAGAGTATGCTATCTTCTTCACAGACTTAATTCAAGTAATAATGCTCCTAGTGCTTATGATATATTAAAAATGGCTACAAAAGGCGGTGCCGAAGTTTTAGGACGTGATGATATAGGAAGTTTGGAAGTAGGAAAAGCTGGAGATTTATTCATGATAGATATGAGGCGTTTGGAAATGGTAGGTGCTGATTTTGATTCTAAATCTATATTATGCACTATAGGCTGGAAGAATACTGTTGATTATACTATAGTTAATGGAAAAGTCGTTTCAGAAAAAGGAAAACTTACTTCCATTGATGAAGAGAAAATATATAAACTTGCTTATGAAACAGAAAGAAAATATTTAAATATGTGA
- a CDS encoding HAD family hydrolase, with product MNSIKIKGAIFDFDGTLVDSESLYTKALIHTASEMNVLKDFDFKSLAGYQTNDIYNFLKNNGYYVPDNFFKEAEIYFHKIIETDLETFDGVIETLERLKSIDIVIASNSNINYVKKMAEKKSIAKYIKDYSCHNEKLRAKPEADLFLNAFELLKNYNNNIKKENVIIFEDSIAGIIGAKKSGIKTAAITNTYSKEELLKNGADIAVDRIDKVLEYIEII from the coding sequence ATGAATAGTATAAAAATAAAAGGAGCTATATTTGATTTTGACGGTACTTTAGTTGATAGTGAGAGTTTATATACAAAAGCACTAATTCATACTGCATCTGAAATGAATGTACTTAAAGATTTTGATTTTAAATCATTGGCTGGATATCAAACTAATGATATATATAATTTTCTAAAAAATAACGGATACTATGTACCTGATAATTTTTTTAAAGAAGCCGAAATATATTTTCACAAAATAATAGAGACAGATTTGGAAACATTCGATGGTGTTATTGAAACATTGGAAAGATTAAAAAGTATTGATATTGTTATAGCTTCAAACAGTAATATAAATTATGTAAAAAAAATGGCTGAAAAAAAATCTATAGCAAAATATATAAAAGATTATTCCTGTCATAATGAAAAACTAAGAGCAAAACCTGAAGCAGATTTATTTCTCAATGCTTTTGAACTTTTAAAAAACTATAATAATAATATAAAAAAAGAAAATGTAATAATATTTGAAGACAGTATTGCAGGAATAATAGGAGCTAAAAAAAGCGGTATAAAAACAGCAGCAATCACAAATACTTACAGCAAAGAAGAGTTATTAAAAAACGGAGCTGATATTGCAGTAGATAGAATAGATAAGGTACTAGAATATATAGAAATTATATAA
- a CDS encoding glucosamine-6-phosphate deaminase — MGLKLIIAKDAKGVGKKTALEIINLLKVKKDAVLGLATGGTAEAVYPHLIKAYEKKEIDFKNVKSVNLDEYKGLDPKNEQSYRYFMNKNLFDHVNIDKKNTFVPRGIGEKEKILDDFNKKIEKLPRDIQLLGVGPNGHIAFNEPDEVLHANALCVKLNEKTIKANSRFFASEKDVPREAFSMGMGGILKAKKIVIAAIGKGKAAAMKELLTNDKITTKCPVTFLKLHNDVVVVIDQELADAIPELKEKKANKK, encoded by the coding sequence ATGGGTTTAAAATTAATTATTGCAAAAGATGCTAAAGGAGTAGGAAAAAAAACAGCTTTAGAAATTATTAATTTGTTAAAAGTAAAAAAAGATGCAGTTTTAGGTCTTGCTACAGGAGGTACTGCTGAGGCTGTGTATCCTCATTTGATAAAAGCCTATGAGAAAAAAGAAATAGATTTTAAAAATGTGAAATCTGTAAACTTAGATGAGTATAAAGGATTAGACCCAAAAAATGAACAAAGCTACAGATATTTTATGAATAAAAATTTATTCGACCATGTAAATATAGATAAGAAAAATACCTTTGTTCCAAGAGGTATAGGTGAAAAAGAGAAAATACTAGATGATTTCAATAAAAAAATAGAAAAACTACCTAGAGATATACAATTATTAGGAGTAGGTCCTAATGGTCATATAGCATTTAATGAGCCTGATGAAGTTTTGCATGCAAATGCTTTGTGTGTTAAACTTAATGAAAAAACTATTAAAGCTAATTCAAGATTCTTTGCCTCAGAAAAAGATGTTCCTAGAGAGGCATTCAGTATGGGTATGGGCGGAATATTAAAAGCCAAAAAAATAGTTATAGCTGCTATTGGTAAAGGGAAAGCTGCTGCTATGAAAGAGCTTTTAACTAATGATAAAATTACTACTAAATGTCCTGTTACATTCTTAAAACTTCATAATGATGTAGTTGTTGTTATAGATCAAGAATTGGCTGATGCTATACCAGAACTTAAAGAGAAAAAAGCTAATAAGAAATAA
- a CDS encoding phosphopentomutase has translation MKKKAVLIVVDSCGVGALPDAALFGDEGVNTLAHLAEAEGGISIPNMEKMGIGNIIDIKGVAKNNNALGYYGKAMETSKAKDTTTGHWEIAGLVSEKPFNTYPNGFPEITLKKIEEFSKRRIVCNKPYSGTEVIDDYADEQLKDGALIVYTSADSVLQIAAHEDIIPIDELYSICKKALEICNEYSPVARVIARPYIGTKGSYKRTERRHDYSVPPSGETMLDRLKSHNLPVVGIGKTSDIFAGVGITENRLTNKNNLDGIEKTIKAIKEIDEGLIFTNLVDFDMLYGHRRDPKGYKNALEEFDKYIPEMTNNLNDEDLFIITADHGCDPTYKGSDHTREYIPILAYGKNLKKNINIGVKESFVSIAASIEKHLLGCTKLEGCFL, from the coding sequence ATGAAAAAGAAAGCTGTTTTAATAGTGGTAGATAGCTGCGGAGTAGGGGCATTGCCTGATGCAGCTCTATTTGGTGATGAAGGAGTTAATACACTTGCTCATTTAGCTGAGGCTGAAGGAGGAATAAGTATACCTAATATGGAAAAAATGGGTATTGGAAATATTATAGATATAAAGGGCGTTGCCAAAAATAATAATGCTTTAGGATATTATGGAAAGGCTATGGAAACTTCTAAGGCAAAAGATACTACTACTGGACATTGGGAAATAGCAGGGCTTGTTTCAGAAAAACCTTTTAATACATATCCTAATGGTTTTCCAGAAATTACTCTAAAAAAAATAGAAGAGTTTTCTAAAAGAAGAATAGTATGTAATAAACCTTATTCTGGAACTGAAGTAATAGACGATTATGCAGATGAGCAGTTAAAAGACGGTGCTTTGATAGTATATACTTCTGCTGATTCTGTACTTCAAATTGCAGCTCATGAAGATATAATACCTATAGATGAACTTTACAGCATATGCAAAAAAGCTCTCGAAATATGTAATGAATATTCACCTGTAGCTAGAGTAATAGCACGCCCTTATATAGGAACTAAAGGCAGTTATAAAAGAACAGAAAGAAGACATGATTATTCAGTGCCTCCAAGCGGAGAAACTATGCTTGACAGATTAAAAAGTCATAATCTTCCAGTTGTAGGAATAGGAAAAACAAGCGATATATTTGCAGGGGTAGGCATTACTGAAAACAGACTTACAAATAAAAACAATCTTGATGGTATAGAAAAAACTATAAAAGCTATTAAAGAAATTGATGAAGGATTAATATTTACAAATTTGGTTGATTTTGATATGCTTTATGGGCATAGAAGAGATCCTAAAGGATATAAAAATGCTTTGGAAGAGTTTGATAAATATATACCAGAAATGACTAATAATTTAAATGATGAGGATTTATTTATTATCACAGCAGACCATGGATGCGATCCTACATACAAAGGAAGCGATCATACAAGAGAGTATATCCCTATATTGGCATACGGCAAAAATTTAAAAAAGAATATTAATATAGGAGTAAAAGAATCATTTGTATCAATAGCCGCTTCAATAGAAAAACATCTTCTAGGGTGTACAAAATTAGAAGGCTGTTTCTTGTAA
- a CDS encoding phosphatase PAP2 family protein: protein MEIINIFDKTIIEFAHNLHVNYKIFDFFFSLVTNLGEGLSLIILSAVLIVIKNTRICGINMAISLFIAVLIGAVILKPLIARERPFTDPIYYEYWVEAGKHLETSFSCPSSHTTASFAALFPIFLYFNKKYSFIALLIALIIGFSRVYLMVHYPSDVVFGAFIGIAVSSAIYIILNKTNMKLIKKFI, encoded by the coding sequence ATGGAAATTATAAACATTTTTGATAAAACTATAATAGAGTTTGCCCATAATCTTCATGTCAATTATAAAATATTTGACTTTTTCTTTTCTTTGGTAACTAATCTAGGAGAAGGACTTAGTTTAATAATTTTATCTGCTGTATTAATTGTCATAAAAAATACTAGGATTTGCGGTATCAATATGGCTATTAGTTTATTTATTGCTGTATTGATAGGTGCTGTGATACTAAAACCTTTAATAGCAAGAGAGCGTCCGTTTACAGACCCTATTTATTATGAGTATTGGGTAGAAGCGGGAAAACATTTAGAAACCTCTTTTTCATGTCCTTCATCTCATACAACAGCTTCATTTGCTGCTCTTTTTCCTATATTTTTATATTTTAATAAAAAATATAGTTTCATTGCTTTATTAATAGCTTTAATTATAGGTTTTTCAAGAGTTTATTTGATGGTTCATTATCCAAGCGATGTTGTATTTGGAGCTTTTATTGGAATAGCTGTTTCTTCTGCCATCTATATTATTTTAAATAAAACTAATATGAAATTAATAAAAAAATTTATATAA
- a CDS encoding amino acid ABC transporter ATP-binding/permease protein, giving the protein MRRSGIKIMAELIGLITPLIHVMILAITTGVLGFLCAISITIFGGYAILTYLGLNNLFTIKTIFIIVLVLAVLRGVLHYIEQLSNHFIAFKLLALIRDKVFKALRKLSPAKLEGRDKGNLIALITSDIELLEVFYAHTISPIAIGVLTSIIMTIFIGSFNIILGVIALLGYITIGFIIPYFSSRFGKNDGMSYRDDFGKLNSYFLDSLWGIKEVLQFGYGDKRAKNIETKTDSLMHINEKLKKYEGFISAITTSAVTLFTFAVLVVSIILSKDVKNNFANIIIPTIAMASSFGPVIALSNLSNNLFMTLASGERVLNLLKEKPIIEEVYNGEKDLEFKGLECKDIYFDYEGEEILNDYNLEIETNKIIGISGKSGSGKSTLLKLFMRFWDIKKGSLQISSKDIKDINTDSLRDMESYVTQETSIFKDTIENNIKIANQNASREDVIEACKKASLHDFIMTLPKGYDTNVGELGDTLSGGEKQRIGIARSFLHNAPFILLDEPTSNLDSLNEAVILKSIKENSVNRTVVLVSHRLSTLNIADKVYKMKEDRVS; this is encoded by the coding sequence ATGAGAAGAAGCGGTATAAAAATTATGGCGGAATTAATAGGCTTAATAACTCCGCTTATACATGTTATGATACTTGCAATAACTACAGGAGTTCTAGGTTTTTTATGTGCCATATCAATAACTATATTCGGCGGATATGCCATATTAACGTATTTAGGATTAAATAATTTGTTTACTATAAAAACTATATTTATAATAGTTTTGGTGCTTGCTGTTTTAAGAGGGGTACTTCACTATATAGAACAGCTGAGCAATCACTTTATAGCTTTTAAACTACTTGCTTTAATAAGAGATAAAGTTTTTAAGGCTTTAAGAAAATTATCCCCTGCCAAACTTGAAGGAAGAGATAAAGGAAATTTAATAGCTCTTATTACAAGCGATATTGAACTTCTTGAAGTGTTTTATGCACATACTATTTCACCTATAGCAATAGGAGTATTAACTTCAATTATTATGACAATTTTTATAGGAAGTTTTAATATTATATTAGGAGTTATAGCATTATTAGGATATATCACTATAGGTTTTATAATACCTTATTTTTCATCAAGGTTTGGGAAAAATGACGGAATGTCTTACAGAGATGATTTTGGTAAATTAAACAGTTATTTTCTTGATAGTTTATGGGGTATAAAAGAGGTACTGCAATTTGGATACGGAGATAAAAGAGCAAAAAATATAGAAACAAAGACTGACAGTTTAATGCATATCAATGAAAAGCTAAAAAAATATGAAGGTTTTATATCTGCAATTACAACTTCTGCTGTAACATTATTTACATTTGCTGTACTCGTTGTAAGTATTATACTTTCAAAAGATGTAAAAAATAATTTCGCTAATATTATAATACCTACAATAGCAATGGCTAGTTCATTCGGACCTGTTATAGCACTTAGCAATTTATCAAATAATTTGTTTATGACCTTAGCAAGCGGAGAGAGAGTATTAAACTTGCTTAAAGAAAAGCCTATTATTGAAGAAGTTTATAATGGAGAGAAAGATTTAGAGTTTAAAGGCTTGGAATGTAAAGATATATATTTTGACTATGAAGGCGAAGAGATATTAAATGATTATAATTTAGAAATAGAGACTAATAAGATAATAGGAATAAGCGGAAAAAGCGGAAGCGGAAAGTCTACTCTTTTAAAACTATTTATGCGTTTTTGGGATATAAAAAAGGGAAGTCTACAAATATCATCTAAAGATATAAAAGATATAAATACCGATTCTCTTCGTGATATGGAAAGCTATGTAACACAGGAGACTTCTATTTTTAAAGATACTATAGAAAATAATATAAAAATAGCAAATCAAAATGCCTCAAGAGAAGATGTTATAGAAGCATGTAAAAAAGCCTCACTCCATGATTTTATTATGACTTTGCCTAAAGGATATGATACTAATGTAGGCGAGCTTGGAGATACTTTATCAGGCGGAGAAAAGCAGCGTATAGGAATAGCTAGAAGTTTTTTACATAATGCTCCTTTTATACTTCTTGATGAGCCTACAAGCAATTTAGATAGTTTGAATGAGGCTGTTATATTAAAATCAATAAAAGAAAACAGCGTTAACAGAACAGTTGTTTTAGTTTCACATAGACTTTCTACACTTAATATAGCAGATAAAGTTTATAAGATGAAAGAAGACAGGGTTAGTTAG
- a CDS encoding YbaN family protein, with the protein MRVLFIVLGFIFVGIGAVGIVVPILPTTPFLLLASFFFAKGSKKFHNWFTSTKLYKKHLESFLKSRAMTLKSKLSILLPVSAMLIITFIFVNNIYARITLVILFISKYLYFFTQIKTIKEDEINKSTNELDNLDNIE; encoded by the coding sequence ATGAGAGTATTATTTATAGTTCTAGGTTTTATTTTTGTAGGTATTGGTGCTGTTGGAATAGTTGTTCCTATACTGCCTACTACACCTTTTCTTTTGCTTGCATCTTTCTTTTTTGCAAAAGGCTCTAAAAAGTTTCATAATTGGTTTACGTCTACAAAATTATATAAAAAACATTTAGAGAGTTTTTTAAAGTCAAGAGCTATGACTTTAAAATCTAAGCTAAGCATACTTCTTCCAGTAAGTGCAATGCTTATAATTACATTCATTTTTGTAAACAACATTTATGCTAGAATAACACTTGTAATACTTTTTATTTCAAAATATTTATACTTTTTTACCCAGATAAAAACTATAAAAGAAGATGAAATAAATAAAAGTACAAATGAATTAGATAATTTAGATAATATAGAGTAA